A genomic region of Eucalyptus grandis isolate ANBG69807.140 chromosome 5, ASM1654582v1, whole genome shotgun sequence contains the following coding sequences:
- the LOC120293181 gene encoding LOW QUALITY PROTEIN: cytochrome c6, chloroplastic-like (The sequence of the model RefSeq protein was modified relative to this genomic sequence to represent the inferred CDS: inserted 1 base in 1 codon): MHLLQYVSPGSSASISPRSLANKCNAVAGGTPAGGGGGGEPPRDLKRPGFLRAAVAPPLVAALVALSPLCLAPASLGQTADIQRGAVLFRQACIACHDAGGNIIQPGATLFMKDLLRNGVGTEEEIYRVTYFGKGRMPGFGENCXPKGQCTFGPRLQEEEIKELAKFVKLQADQGWPKIEIAED; the protein is encoded by the exons ATGCATCTTCTTCAGTACGTCTCGCCTGGTTCTTCTGCCAGCATCTCTCCTCGTTCCCTCGCGAACAAG TGCAATGCGGTCGCCGGAGGAACGCCGGCgggaggaggaggtgggggCGAACCTCCTCGGGACCTCAAGCGGCCTGGTTTCCTCCGGGCCGCCGTCGCCCCGCCTCTCGTCGCCGCGCTCGTCGCCTTGTCCCCTCTCTGTCTCGCTCCGG CGTCACTTGGTCAAACTGCAGATATTCAAAGAGGAGCAGTATTGTTTCGTCAGGCATGCATTGCATGTCATGATGCTGGTGGAAACATAATACAACCA GGTGCGACATTGTTCATGAAAGATTTACTAAG AAACGGAGTTGGCACGGAAGAGGAGATCTACCGAGTTACCTACTTTGGCAAAGGAAGAATGCCA GGCTTTGGTGAGAACT ACCCCAAGGGGCAATGCACGTTTGGACCCCGATTGCAGGAGGAGGAGATCAAGGAACTAGCGAAGTTTGTAAAGTTACAGGCTGACCAAGGTTGGCCTAAGATAGAGATCGCAGAAGATTGA